In a single window of the Kwoniella shandongensis chromosome 5, complete sequence genome:
- a CDS encoding U6 snRNA-associated Sm-like protein LSm6: MSSASPEPDAGAAAGSPSEFLKNIVGKRVKVRIGSGVDYHGLLTCLDGYMNVALEETEEWAGGRKTAEYGDCFLRGNNVLYISALEDL; the protein is encoded by the exons ATGAGCTCAGCATCACCGGAACCCGACGCAGGGGCAGCAGCTGGATCCCCTTCCGAATTCTTGAAGAACATCGTTGGAAAGAGAGTAAAGGTCAGAATAGGCAGTGGGGTCGATTATCACG GTCTTCTCACATGTCTCGATGGATACATGAACGTTGCGCTCGAAGAGACTGAGGAGTGGGCTGGTGGCAGAAAGACAGCAGAGTACGGTGATTGTTTCCTCAGAGGAAACAACG TCTTGTACATATCAGCTTTGGAAGATTTATGA
- a CDS encoding sodium/hydrogen exchanger 3, protein MSTTGSTPSTGEVLNPADEEFYASWGLCILCLLLIGALITSYYLQIKRIRAVHETVVSIFAGMVVGLIIRLSPGHMIREMLSFKHTFFFNALLPPIILNSGYELKQENFFRNFGVILTFAFMGTFITAVGIGVLVYIWSFLGLEGLKFTLLECLIFGSTLSATDPVTILAIFNSAKVDPKLYSIIFGESILNDAVSIVMYETLSQFHGEDIYLSSLFHGVGIFLFSFLVSMALGVAFGLACSLGLKHSHLSTYPHIESCIVALVAYTSYFFSNGIAMSGIVSLLFCGITLKHYAYHTMSKRTQRTTKYMFAVLAQLSENFIFIYLGLNLFTQDVQVFKPLFILVSAIAVMASRYAAVFPLSELINWIYHTRGQRHEELPHSYQMMLFWAGLRGAVGVALAAGITGDNADALRTTILVVVVLTVIVFGGTTARMLEVLGIRVGVEDEDASSDDEEGWTTHHGNLALQMGPGSRRYAGQNGRGMMYGDDPDGIDLDSPNGSPYISSMNIGGRSRQVSRTSAFGGASRSGFSTNSDDSDDGEPLPQAGPSGGDGYSPGEFEAQAGDEGGGGGASLSKPGMIFRDGQWFTALDERYLLPLFSNSVTARRHHAKKAAASRKASVYNGGESGGGTPRGGNSLEMSRGGGGGDDDLYGGDDGGSENGKNKSPRTFSGSVTDFFFAKADNQSVSGSSTPLPLDTDSRSRTGPGPVRRASADSKMGGAGGSNLPGGGGGGGAGDGR, encoded by the exons ATGTCAACGACAGGAAGTACACCCTCAACAGGGGAAGTCCTCAACCCTGCCGATGAAGAGTTCTACGCATC ATGGGGTCTTTGTATCCTatgtcttctcctcatcggcGCACTTATCACATCCTACTATCTCCAGATCAAGAGGATAAGAGCGGTACACGAGACGGTTGTCTCAATCTTTGCGGGGATGGTAGTGGGACTGATCATAAGATTGAGTCCAGGACATATGATTAGAgagatgttg TCATTCAAACAtacattcttcttcaatgcGCTGCTTCCGCCCATTATCCTCAATTCGGGCTATGAACTGAAGCAG GAAAACTTCTTCAGAAACTTCGGCGTCATCTTGACTTTCGCGTTCATGGGAACTTTCATCACGGCTGTTGGAATTGG AGTCCTAGTTTATATTTGGTCCTTCCTCGGTCTGGAGGGACTCAAATTCACCCTTCTCGAATGTCTCATTTTCGGTTCCACACTATCTGCCACTGATCCCGTTACCATCCTTGCGATCTTCAACTCGGCAAAGGTCGACCCAAAGTTGTACTCTATCATCTTCGGAGAGAGTATCTTGAACGACGCTGTCTCTATCGTCATGTACGA GACCCTCTCCCAATTCCACGGTGAAGACATCtacctctcttcgctcttccatGGTGTCGgtatcttcttgttctcgtTCCTCGTCTCAATGGCCCTAGGCGTTGCATTCGGTCTAGCATGTTCTCTCGGACTCAAGCACTCCCATTTGTCTACCTACCCACACATCGAAAGTTGTATCGTCGCTTTGGTCGCTTATACCAGTTACTTCTTCTCAAATGGTATTGCCATGAGCG GTATCGTATCCCTCTTGTTCTGCGGTATCACTTTGAAACACTACGCCTACCACACCATGTCTAAGCGGACGCAACGGACCACGAAATACATGTTCGCGGTGCTCGCGCAGCTGTCGGAGAACTTTATCTTCATCTACTTGGGTCTGAACTTGTTCACTCAAGATGTGCAAGTGTTCAAACCTCTGTTCATTCTCGTCTCAGCC ATTGCTGTCATGGCTTCTCGTTACGCTGCggtcttccccctctccgAGCTCATCAACTGGATCTACCATACCCGAGGTCAGCGACACGAGGAGTTGCCTCACTCTTACCAGATGATGTTGTTCTGGGCTGGTCTGAGAGGAGCAGTCGGTGTCGCTCTCGCTGCTGGTATCACTGGTGACAATGCCGATGCTCTTCGAACCACTATCTTGGTAGTCGTCGTGCTTACCGTTATTGTGTTTGGCGGAACTACCGCTCGTATGCTCGAAGTCCTCGGCATTCGAGTcggtgttgaagatgaggatgctagttcggatgacgaggaaggctGGACAACACACCATGGTAATCTTGCGCTTCAGATGGGTCCCGGCAGCCGACGATATGCTGGACAGAACGGCCGAGGAATGATGTACGGTGATGATCCCGACGGAATCGATCTCGACTCGCCCAATGGATCACCGTACATTTCTTCGATGAACATAGGCGGACGATCGAGACAGGTTTCTCGAACATCCGCATTCGGAGGAGCCTCTCGATCTGGTTTCTCGACCAACTCTGATGATTCGGATGATGGAGAACCATTACCCCAAGCAGGACCATCAGGAGGCGACGGTTATTCGCCAGGAGAATTTGAGGCGCAAGCtggagatgaaggtggtggtggaggtgcatCTCTCTCGAAACCAGGGATGATTTTCAGAGATGGACAATGGTTCACAGCTCTCGACGAACGATATCTATTGCCGTTATTCTCCAATAGCGTAACGGCCAGAAGACATCATGCGAAGAAAGCTGCTGCGTCCAGAAAGGCGAGCGTGTATAACGGTGGTGAgagcggaggaggaacgCCGAGGGGTGGCAATTCGTTGGAGATGAGtagaggcggagggggaggggacGATGATCTCtatggaggtgatgatgggggtagtgagaatgggaagaacaAAAGTCCGAGAACATTCAG TGGCTCTGTgaccgacttcttcttcgcgaaAGCGGATAATCAATCTGTCTCTGGTTCTTCTACGCCATTACCACTAGACACTGACTCGCGAAGCAGAACGGGTCCTGGACCTGTCAGAAGAGCAAGTGCGGATAGCAAGATGGGCGGAGCGGGAGGCAGTAATCTacctggtggaggaggtggcggtggtgctggggatgggaggtga